Genomic DNA from Jejubacter calystegiae:
TCGGCGCCAGTTGATCCAGCCCCACCCCCGCCGCCAGGAACCCCAACGCGGTACGAATCCAGGCGAGGAAAGTGCGTTCATTCGCCAGCGAAAAGCGGTAGTCGGGCGCTTCGCCGAGCTGTGATATCTTCATGCCATCTCCTTGTGTGTTGCCTCCCTGTCGGGAGCATCAGAACTTCTGTTTCTTCTCTTCCACCTTCACCCCCTGAGTGGGCATACCAGTGTCGTAGTCGCGCACCACCGGCGAATAACCATCTTTCGGACGCGGGCGGAAAGCGCCCATCCAGCGCGGCTGCGCGTCTGGCCGCCAGGGGCGGCTCGCCCACTGCCAGGTGCGGAAGGGGTCGCGAATCCTGTCCATATAGTCCAGCAGGGCGTCGTGCAGCTGGTTACGCTGCTCAGCATAGCGCGAATCGTCGATCAGGTTATGCATCTCCTGCGGGTCGGCGTGCCTGTCGTAAAGCTCATCGCTGCTGAACAGGTTTAGCACCAGTTTAAAGCGATTGGTGACCCAACAGCGTACCGGAATAAAGCCGCCAAAGCTGTCATGTTCGATCTCATAGCGGTTAAATTCCACCATCACGCCGCGATCCTGAGCGGCCTCCAGCAGATTACCGCCCGGCAGGATTTCCGGCTGTTCGATGCCCGCCAGCGCCATCATGGTCGGCAGGATGTCAATATGGCTGACCGGAACATCTTCCTGACGCGGCGCGGCCTGACCCTGAGGCGGGCGGAAGATCAGCGGAATGCGGGTGATATCGTCATACATCGCCGCCCCTTTGCTGATGAGCTTATGCGCCCCCATCATTTCGCCGTGATCGGAGGTGTAAATCACCCAGGTGTTGGCGCACTGTTCCGGGGTCAGGGCCGCGATCACCCGGCCAATCTCATCATCCACAAAGTCATTGCAGGCGAAGTAGAGCGGATGGTGATACAGCCCGTCTTCCCCCACCGGTGCCGGCATGGCCTGGGCCCACAGGCGGTGGTGTTCCGGTTTGTTTTCCAGATTATCGCGACCTTTTTCCCCCAGGTCATAGTAAAAGTCCTGATACTTTTCCAGATATTCCGGCGGGCAGGTAAAGGGGTGGTGCGGTTCGTCATAGGAGAGCACCAGCAGGAAAGGTTCGTCCTGGCGTTCCGGGCGCCCCAGGTAGTCCAGCGCCCGGTCACTGATGCGGTGGGCCCAGGTGAAGGTTTCGTCGATATTGTTTTCGCGCAGATCGTCGAGGGTATTCAGGCCGTTACGCCACAGCCCGATCTCCTGTTCGCTCAGATCTTCCAGGTAGTTAGCGCCGTCATACCAGTAGTCGGCATCCCATTCCGGCGGGCAGATCCCGGTGCCGAAGTAGTCATGACCGTCCAGGTGCCACTTGCCGATATAGCAGGTCTGGTAGCCCGCATCCTTAAAGTAGCGACCCATGGTGGAGATATTTTTCCCGGGGGCTACGTTATTGGTCCAGGGGCCAGACTGGTTGGCATAGATGCCGGTAAACAGCCCCGCCCGCGCCGGGGTACAAACCGGGGTACAGGTATAGGCGGAGTTAAAGCGAATGCCTTCTTCCGCCAGGGCGTCGATATGGTCAGTGTTGAGCGGCTTACCGCTGTAGCAGCCCACCATATTGGTGGCCTGGGTATCAGTCATAATAAACAGGAAGTTAGGGCGAGACATCTATTTCTCCTTAACGTCACAAGCCAGTTTTGACGCCGCGCGTTTTGCACAGCGACCGCTATAAATCAGGTATCCCACAATACCGACCACTACGGCATAGCAAGCCACCGCCAGCCATTTGGTCGGGTAGCCGCCAAATTGCGCCAGCCCGGCGTAAACGCCGATCATGCCCAGCAGTACGCCCACGGCGGCGATTTTAGTGTGGCGCCAGGGCTGCATATCCACGGCGAAGGCGTCGTTAAAGCGGAACGCCGTTTCCCGTGGTTTCCACCAGCCCAGGATAAGCATCAGCACAACGTTGATACAGAAGGTGATAAACAGCACGTAGAGGAAGTGGAAATCGAAATCCACCAGGTAGTTGATCACGATATAGCTAACAATGCCGAACAGCAGTGCCGCCTTGGCCGCCAGCGCTGGAATGCGCGGGAAGAAGAAGCCCATGATCACAATGGTAACCAGCGGAACGTTATAAATGCCGTTCAACTGCTTCATCCATGAATAGAGCCCTTCCGGCGCGTTGGCTATCCACGGCGCTACCAGTACGGAAACCAGCGCCAGTCCCAGACCAAACCAGCGACCCACGGTGACCTGCTTCTGGGATTCGGCGTTAGGGTTAATCAGACGGCTGTAGATGCCTAAGCTAAACAGGGTGCTGGCGCTGTTCAGAAAGCCGTTAAAGGTGCTGATGATGGCCCCGAAAAGTACCGCGCCGAAGAAGCCCACCAGCGGCGTTGGCATTACGGCATTGACCAGCGCCGGGTAGGCCATATCAGCCTTGGGCAGCGACTGGAACAGATGGAAGGCGATAAGCCCCGGCAGCACCAGAATCAGCGGGTCGAGCATTTTCAGCACCGCGGTCAGCAGGGCGCCTTTCTGCCCTTCGGAAAGACTTTTCGATGCCAGGGTGCGCTGCACAATGCCCTGGTTGGTGCACCAGTAAAAGGTATTCACCAGAATCAGGCCGGTCAGCGCCGCGCCGATCGGTACCGGATCGCTACTGCCGCCAATGGAGTTCAGCTTTTCGCTGTGTACCGTGGTCAGTTGCTCAACGCCGCGCAGGAAACTGCCCTGCCCCATGGCCATCAGACCAAAGATCGGCACCATCAGACCGCCGATCACCAGACCGATACCGTTAATGACATCGGCGACGGCAATGGCCTTCAGGCCGCCGATAACGGCGTACATCATGCCGGCGAAGCCCAGCAAAATCACCATCCCCCAGATAGCGGCATTTTCGGTGATCCCCAGCGATTCGCCCACGTGGAACAGGCTGTTAAGGGCCAGCGCGCCGGAATAGAGCACGATGGGCAGAAAGCAGATACCGGTGGCGATCAGAAAGCAGCAGTCCACGACAATACGAGTGGTTTTGTCATAGCGCTCCTCAATGAAGTCCGGAATGGTAGCGATACCGCGCTGCAGATATTTGGGCAGGAAAATCAGCGCCAGGAAGATCAGCGGAATGGCCGAGATAACCTCCCAGGCCATGACCGACATCCCGCTCTTATAGGCCTGCCCGCTTAACCCCACCAGCTGTTCGGTAGAAAGATTGGTTAACATCAGCGAGGCGGCGATAACCGGCGCCTTCAGAGAGCGACCGGCCAGGAAGTATCCCTGCTGGGATTGGGTATCATCTTTACGCAGCTTCCACCAGGTGATTATCGCCACCAGCAGCGTGAAAGCAAAAAAGCTCACGAGTTGTAATGTGTTCATCTCATTGGCCTATAGTTATCGTTATGCCCCACTATTCCTGATTACAGAGGTAATGGAAGAAGGTTGGCGGGGCTCAGGCTGACTGAAATCTCAAACCAGGAAAGTATGTTTCCCCGGCGGAAGGAAGAGCTGTTAATCTCTTCGACCAGGTTGGGTGCATCATTCTCTTCTGGAGAAATAAAATGAATGGAAAAATCGGAGTTTCGGATGTAAAAACCGAAACTACCTATAACATTCCGCTGGTTCTTGAAGAAAATGTGATCTCAAGCGGCCTCGCGCTTCTGGCGCTGTGGCATACCCTGGCGGATAACCACTACGTGGTCAGCTGGCCACGTGATAAACGGAAACCGCTGATTGCCAACTCCTGGGTGGCGATTTATACGCTCCAGGGCAGCGGTAAAGTTATCCTTCAGGATAATTCAGTCATTACGCTTAACGGTAATTGCGTTATTTTTCTGAAACCCACGGATATAAAATCCTATTATTGCGACGGGCTGGTCTGGGAACAGTACTGGATGGAATTTATTCCTACCGGAGCGATGGATATTCCGTTATCTCAACCAGCGCTAATATATAACGGCGACGCATTTAATCGCCAGTTGGAAGAGGTGGCGCGGCTAATTCAGAGCCCGGTATCGATGGAAAACAACCTGGCGGTGGCCGCACTGACCCATATGATCTACCAGTGGATCTGCCTGATTGCCCGTAATGGTACCCGGGAGCCGCAGTTTATCCGCCTGGAAAAATTGCTGACCGCGCTCCATGCCGACCTTCAACGGCGCTGGACGGTCAGTGAAATGGCGCAGCGTATGCAGTGCAGTGAACAGTATCTGCGGCGACTGTTTCTGCGTTATACCGGTAAGAGCCCCAGAGAATACTACCTGGATGCCCGCCTGGAACTGGCGCAGTCGCTGTTGAAGCAGGAGCGCCATGGCGTGAGTCAGGTGGCGGATATGCTGAACTTCTTTGACACCTTTCATTTCAGTAAAGCGTTTAAGCAGAAATTTGGCGTGGCGCCGTCGATGCTGATTCGGCACAGGGAGCCATAAAAAAGCCCCCGCAGTTGCGGAGGCCTTTTCAACGTCGACGAAAGATTACTCTTTCGCGCCGCGGTTTGCGCGTTTACGCTCGTTTTCCGTCAGATGACGCTTACGCAGACGCACAGAGGTCGGGGTGACTTCTACCAGTTCATCATCATCGATGAACTCCAGCGCCTGCTCCAGGGTCATTTTGATCGGCGGAGACAGGGTGGTGGCTTCGTCAGTACCGGAAGCACGCATGTTGGTCAGCTTCTTACCGGTCAGGCAGTTCACAGTCAGGTCGTTGGAACGGCTGTGAATACCGATAATCTGGCCTTCATAGACTTCCGCGCCGTGGCCCAGGAACAGCTTACCGCGATCCTGCAGACTGTAGAGCGCGTAAGCGACCGCTTTACCCTGGCCGTTAGAGATCAGCACGCCGTTCTGACGCTGACCGATTTCACCCGGACGCACGTCATCGTAGTGGCTGAAGGTGGAGTACAGCAGACCGGTACCGGAAGTCATGGTCATGAAGTCGGTACGGAAGCCGATCAAACCACGGCTCGGGATGATGTAGTCCAGACGTACGCGGCCTTTGCCATCCGGCAGCATGTCGCGCAGTTCACCTTTACGCAGGCCCAGCGCTTCCATGACGGAACCCTGGTTCTGCTCTTCGATATCCAGCGTGACCTGCTCGAACGGCTCCTGTTTACGGCCGTCGATTTCGCGGAAGATAACTTTCGGACGGGATACCGCCAATTCGAAACCTTCACGACGCATGTTCTCGATAAGAACTGACAGGTGCAGTTCACCACGGCCGGAAACGCGGAAAGCATCCGGGTCTTCGGTTTCTTCTACGCGCAGCGCCACGTTGTGAACCAGCTCTTTGTTCAGGCGGTCCAGAATCTGACGCGAAGTGACGTATTTACCCTCTTTGCCGCAGAACGGCGAGGTGTTAACGCAGAAGTACATGGAAACGGTCGGCTCATCAACGGAGAGCGGCGGCAGCGCTTCAACGGTACCCGGATCGCACAGGGTATCGGAGATGTTCAGCTCGCCCAGACCGGTGATAGCGATGATATCACCCGCTTCGGCAGAAGCAGACTCGATACGCTGCAGACCCATGTGGCCCAGAACCTGGCTCACCTTACCGTTACGGCGTTTACCTTCCGTATCGATGATGGTGACCTGCTGGTTCGGCTTCACCACGCCGCGCTTGATACGACCAATGCCGATAACGCCCACGTAGCTGTTGTAGTCCAGCTGGGAGATCTGCATCTGGAACGGACCGTTCAGGTCAACGTTCGGCGCTTCCACGTGCTTAACGATAGTTTCGAACAGCGGGGTCATATCGTCGGCCATGTCTTCATGGTCCAGACCGGCGATACCGTTCAGCGCAGAAGCGTAAACGATGGGGAAGTCCAGCTGCTCATCGGTAGCGCCCAGGTTAACGAACAGGTCGAACACCTGATCGACAACCCAGTCCGGACGCGCGCCGGGACGGTCAACTTTGTTGATGACCACGATCGGCTTCAGCCCGTTGGCGAATGCCTTCTCGGTCACGAAACGGGTCTGCGGCATCGGGCCATCCATTGCGTCGACAAGCAGCAGAACAGAGTCAACCATCGACATTACGCGTTCTACTTCACCACCGAAGTCGGCGTGCCCCGGGGTATCAACGATGTTGATGCGGTAGTCGCGCCAGTTAATAGCCGTATTTTTCGCGAGGATGGTAATCCCACGCTCTTTTTCCAGATCGTTGGAGTCCATGACTCGCTCGGTAAGCTCATTACGCTCACCGAAGGTGCCAGATTGTTGCAGCAGCTTGTCAACCAGGGTGGTTTTCCCATGGTCAACGTGCGCAATAATGGCGATGTTACGCAGATTTTCGATCACAACTTTGCCTCAGGCATTAGAAATAGCGCGTTATTGTACACGGATTAATCGGAGGACTGAACAGATCGCAGGAAACCTTTTTCTTTTGGTGTCTGTGATCGTTTTCACGGAGAGAGAAAAAGAGAGGTTCGCACCATTTTGGTGCCCTGACATCCTCTGGGTGCACCATTATAGTGCATAATGTTCAGTGTGGTGCAGCCCTTTTCACTGCGGTGCGCATCATAGCGCCTTTTTGGGGCGATGTGAAAGTTGGCACGCTTTTCGCTTTTTTATCTA
This window encodes:
- a CDS encoding sulfatase-like hydrolase/transferase; amino-acid sequence: MSRPNFLFIMTDTQATNMVGCYSGKPLNTDHIDALAEEGIRFNSAYTCTPVCTPARAGLFTGIYANQSGPWTNNVAPGKNISTMGRYFKDAGYQTCYIGKWHLDGHDYFGTGICPPEWDADYWYDGANYLEDLSEQEIGLWRNGLNTLDDLRENNIDETFTWAHRISDRALDYLGRPERQDEPFLLVLSYDEPHHPFTCPPEYLEKYQDFYYDLGEKGRDNLENKPEHHRLWAQAMPAPVGEDGLYHHPLYFACNDFVDDEIGRVIAALTPEQCANTWVIYTSDHGEMMGAHKLISKGAAMYDDITRIPLIFRPPQGQAAPRQEDVPVSHIDILPTMMALAGIEQPEILPGGNLLEAAQDRGVMVEFNRYEIEHDSFGGFIPVRCWVTNRFKLVLNLFSSDELYDRHADPQEMHNLIDDSRYAEQRNQLHDALLDYMDRIRDPFRTWQWASRPWRPDAQPRWMGAFRPRPKDGYSPVVRDYDTGMPTQGVKVEEKKQKF
- a CDS encoding solute:sodium symporter family transporter codes for the protein MNTLQLVSFFAFTLLVAIITWWKLRKDDTQSQQGYFLAGRSLKAPVIAASLMLTNLSTEQLVGLSGQAYKSGMSVMAWEVISAIPLIFLALIFLPKYLQRGIATIPDFIEERYDKTTRIVVDCCFLIATGICFLPIVLYSGALALNSLFHVGESLGITENAAIWGMVILLGFAGMMYAVIGGLKAIAVADVINGIGLVIGGLMVPIFGLMAMGQGSFLRGVEQLTTVHSEKLNSIGGSSDPVPIGAALTGLILVNTFYWCTNQGIVQRTLASKSLSEGQKGALLTAVLKMLDPLILVLPGLIAFHLFQSLPKADMAYPALVNAVMPTPLVGFFGAVLFGAIISTFNGFLNSASTLFSLGIYSRLINPNAESQKQVTVGRWFGLGLALVSVLVAPWIANAPEGLYSWMKQLNGIYNVPLVTIVIMGFFFPRIPALAAKAALLFGIVSYIVINYLVDFDFHFLYVLFITFCINVVLMLILGWWKPRETAFRFNDAFAVDMQPWRHTKIAAVGVLLGMIGVYAGLAQFGGYPTKWLAVACYAVVVGIVGYLIYSGRCAKRAASKLACDVKEK
- a CDS encoding helix-turn-helix transcriptional regulator, which produces MNGKIGVSDVKTETTYNIPLVLEENVISSGLALLALWHTLADNHYVVSWPRDKRKPLIANSWVAIYTLQGSGKVILQDNSVITLNGNCVIFLKPTDIKSYYCDGLVWEQYWMEFIPTGAMDIPLSQPALIYNGDAFNRQLEEVARLIQSPVSMENNLAVAALTHMIYQWICLIARNGTREPQFIRLEKLLTALHADLQRRWTVSEMAQRMQCSEQYLRRLFLRYTGKSPREYYLDARLELAQSLLKQERHGVSQVADMLNFFDTFHFSKAFKQKFGVAPSMLIRHREP
- the typA gene encoding ribosome-dependent GTPase TypA, yielding MIENLRNIAIIAHVDHGKTTLVDKLLQQSGTFGERNELTERVMDSNDLEKERGITILAKNTAINWRDYRINIVDTPGHADFGGEVERVMSMVDSVLLLVDAMDGPMPQTRFVTEKAFANGLKPIVVINKVDRPGARPDWVVDQVFDLFVNLGATDEQLDFPIVYASALNGIAGLDHEDMADDMTPLFETIVKHVEAPNVDLNGPFQMQISQLDYNSYVGVIGIGRIKRGVVKPNQQVTIIDTEGKRRNGKVSQVLGHMGLQRIESASAEAGDIIAITGLGELNISDTLCDPGTVEALPPLSVDEPTVSMYFCVNTSPFCGKEGKYVTSRQILDRLNKELVHNVALRVEETEDPDAFRVSGRGELHLSVLIENMRREGFELAVSRPKVIFREIDGRKQEPFEQVTLDIEEQNQGSVMEALGLRKGELRDMLPDGKGRVRLDYIIPSRGLIGFRTDFMTMTSGTGLLYSTFSHYDDVRPGEIGQRQNGVLISNGQGKAVAYALYSLQDRGKLFLGHGAEVYEGQIIGIHSRSNDLTVNCLTGKKLTNMRASGTDEATTLSPPIKMTLEQALEFIDDDELVEVTPTSVRLRKRHLTENERKRANRGAKE